A genomic segment from Brevundimonas sp. SORGH_AS_0993 encodes:
- a CDS encoding response regulator: MPLEEPAADQALDQAVEDQERPLRLLVVDDHDINRRAVQLILQPLGCEITTAADGVIALQRCAEVVFDVIFMDVRMPELDGRETTRRLRAGDGLNACTPVIAVTADTAPEDIAACQAAGMAYFVSKPLTPPALLGALQHVLSEMDARAAAEAA, encoded by the coding sequence ATGCCCCTGGAAGAGCCAGCCGCCGATCAGGCCCTCGATCAGGCCGTCGAGGACCAGGAACGGCCGCTGCGGCTGCTGGTAGTGGACGATCACGACATCAACCGCCGCGCGGTGCAGCTGATCCTGCAGCCGCTGGGCTGCGAGATCACCACGGCCGCCGACGGCGTGATCGCCCTGCAGCGCTGCGCCGAGGTGGTTTTCGACGTCATTTTCATGGACGTTCGTATGCCCGAGCTGGACGGCCGAGAGACGACGCGCCGCCTGCGGGCCGGCGACGGTCTCAACGCTTGCACGCCCGTCATCGCCGTGACGGCCGATACGGCGCCGGAGGACATCGCCGCCTGCCAGGCCGCAGGCATGGCCTATTTCGTCTCCAAACCCCTGACGCCGCCGGCCCTGTTGGGCGCGCTGCAGCACGTCCTGTCCGAGATGGACGCTCGGGCGGCCGCAGAAGCGGCCTGA
- a CDS encoding very short patch repair endonuclease has translation MSTDVFSPEQRSAVMRRVKGRDTSPELAVRALLRAAGIGYRLGGCGLPGRPDVVMKGRRTALFVHGCFWHGHDCPRGARQPKTNADYWIAKIERNRARDARNAADLTQAGWRVLIVWECALRDPDFAARLTAAVRAQAASAAARASISDRTCCSAPNRAGGVRGLETK, from the coding sequence ATGAGTACGGACGTCTTCAGCCCCGAGCAACGCAGCGCCGTCATGCGTCGCGTGAAGGGCCGCGATACGTCGCCGGAACTGGCCGTGCGCGCTCTCCTGCGCGCGGCCGGGATCGGCTATCGGCTGGGCGGCTGCGGCCTGCCGGGTCGGCCCGACGTGGTGATGAAGGGGCGACGTACGGCCCTGTTCGTCCACGGCTGCTTCTGGCACGGCCACGACTGCCCGCGCGGCGCGCGACAGCCCAAGACCAACGCCGACTACTGGATCGCCAAGATCGAGCGCAACCGCGCCCGCGACGCCCGGAACGCGGCCGACCTGACCCAGGCGGGCTGGCGCGTTTTGATCGTGTGGGAATGCGCGTTGCGCGATCCTGATTTCGCCGCGCGCCTGACGGCGGCGGTGAGGGCTCAGGCCGCTTCTGCGGCCGCCCGAGCGTCCATCTCGGACAGGACGTGCTGCAGCGCGCCCAACAGGGCCGGCGGCGTCAGGGGTTTGGAGACGAAATAG
- a CDS encoding peroxiredoxin: MTIQIGDHIPDTTLAQATAEGPKPVSTAEIFAGKTVALFAVPGAFTPTCSARHLPGFKDHLADIKGKGVDTVACLSVNDAFVMKAWAENQGIADDSIVMLADGNGDLTRALGLVLDGKGFGLGERSQRYSMLVKDGVVEQLNIEQGGEFKVSSAEHLLAQL; the protein is encoded by the coding sequence ATGACCATCCAGATCGGCGATCACATCCCCGACACCACCCTGGCCCAGGCCACGGCCGAGGGTCCCAAGCCCGTCAGCACCGCCGAGATATTCGCGGGCAAGACCGTGGCCCTGTTCGCCGTGCCGGGCGCCTTCACACCCACCTGCTCGGCCCGCCACCTGCCGGGCTTCAAGGACCATCTGGCCGACATCAAGGGCAAGGGCGTGGACACGGTCGCCTGCCTGTCGGTCAACGACGCCTTCGTCATGAAGGCCTGGGCCGAGAACCAGGGCATCGCGGACGACAGCATCGTCATGCTGGCTGACGGCAACGGCGACCTGACCCGCGCCCTGGGTCTGGTGCTGGACGGCAAGGGTTTCGGCCTGGGCGAACGGTCGCAGCGCTATTCGATGCTGGTCAAGGACGGCGTGGTGGAGCAGCTGAACATCGAACAGGGTGGCGAGTTCAAGGTCTCCTCGGCCGAACACCTGCTGGCGCAGCTTTGA
- a CDS encoding YqgE/AlgH family protein, with translation MSEVPSLTGRLLVAMPGIGDPRFEHAVILICAHGPDHAMGLRLDRPAPGVDLKTVLDKLDAPAPDQSIGRAVLMGGPVERERGFVLHTDDWMIGDDSLAFGDGLAMTGTREALTAMTDAVAGPRRSALLLGYAGWGEGQLEDELAENVWLTAEADLDLIFDADHASKWTRALAQLGVDAAMLSAQGGRA, from the coding sequence ATGAGCGAAGTCCCTTCCCTGACCGGCCGGTTGCTGGTCGCCATGCCGGGCATCGGCGATCCCCGGTTCGAACACGCCGTCATCCTGATCTGCGCCCACGGCCCGGATCACGCCATGGGCCTGCGGCTGGACCGGCCCGCGCCGGGCGTGGATCTGAAGACGGTGCTGGACAAGCTGGACGCCCCCGCCCCGGACCAGTCCATCGGTCGGGCCGTGCTGATGGGCGGGCCGGTCGAGCGCGAGCGCGGCTTCGTCCTGCACACCGACGACTGGATGATCGGAGACGACAGCCTGGCCTTCGGCGACGGCCTGGCGATGACGGGAACGCGCGAGGCCCTGACGGCCATGACCGACGCCGTCGCCGGCCCGCGCCGTTCGGCCCTTTTGCTGGGCTACGCCGGCTGGGGCGAGGGTCAGCTGGAGGACGAACTGGCCGAGAACGTCTGGCTGACGGCCGAGGCGGACCTGGACCTGATCTTCGACGCCGACCATGCCTCCAAATGGACCCGCGCCCTGGCCCAGCTGGGCGTGGATGCGGCGATGCTGTCCGCCCAGGGCGGTCGGGCCTGA
- a CDS encoding bifunctional protein-serine/threonine kinase/phosphatase: MTDARLEIAAGFATAQGPKADNQDFGGVHIGTAAEQREHGVVAVIADGVSGSKAGRMAAELTTRSFIDGYLDQNPLNGIAPNGIKALRGFNRWLHAKGRSDPAMEAAATTFTALILRGREAVALHVGDSRAWHFRDGVLTRLTEDHTRAQQGLSHVLYRAVGIEADVKLDVRPVRLAPHDRLLLTTDGVHGVLGEAALAALLGRRGSPDADARAILAEVEAAGQRDNATAIVIDVIRIGAPDWEAITAEAEGLAILPPPEAGDAVDGFQLLRLVADGRYTRLFLARDTMDEAAAPVVLKFPKPAVVSERGARTAFLREAFIGRRIDNPFVGKVQTLEPGRQSRLYIVQPFYAGRTLHARLADEGPLEIAEGVAVALKLARAVSSLHRAGVTHRDIKPDNVILEANGGLKLVDLGVARLRQAEEFAEAEAPGTAGYKAPEMYAGQSGDPATDQFALGVTLYRLFTATYPWGAVDPADAPRFDRAPTPASRRRPDMPAWLEAALMRAVAVDPNDRFEDVEELIHVLETGSAVAAQPPRHLSLIERDPVRFWQGVSLLLLIALLVAMTTR, from the coding sequence ATGACCGACGCCAGACTGGAGATCGCGGCCGGGTTCGCCACGGCCCAGGGCCCCAAGGCCGACAATCAGGATTTCGGCGGCGTCCATATCGGCACGGCGGCCGAGCAGCGCGAGCATGGGGTGGTCGCCGTCATCGCCGACGGGGTGTCGGGCTCCAAGGCCGGGCGGATGGCGGCCGAGCTGACGACCCGCAGCTTCATCGACGGCTATCTGGACCAGAACCCGCTGAACGGGATCGCGCCGAACGGGATCAAGGCGCTGAGGGGTTTCAACCGCTGGCTTCACGCCAAGGGCCGCAGCGACCCGGCCATGGAGGCGGCGGCCACCACCTTCACCGCCCTGATCCTGCGCGGACGCGAGGCCGTGGCCCTGCATGTCGGCGACAGCCGCGCCTGGCATTTCCGCGACGGCGTCCTGACCCGCCTGACCGAGGACCACACCCGCGCCCAGCAGGGGCTGAGCCATGTGCTCTACCGCGCCGTCGGGATCGAGGCGGACGTCAAGCTGGATGTGCGTCCGGTTCGGCTGGCGCCGCACGACCGGCTGCTGCTGACCACCGACGGGGTCCATGGGGTGTTGGGCGAGGCGGCCCTGGCGGCCCTGCTGGGACGGCGCGGTTCGCCCGACGCCGACGCCAGGGCCATCTTGGCCGAGGTCGAGGCGGCGGGCCAGCGCGACAACGCCACCGCCATCGTCATCGACGTGATCCGCATCGGCGCCCCGGACTGGGAGGCGATCACGGCCGAGGCGGAAGGTCTGGCCATCCTGCCCCCGCCCGAGGCGGGCGACGCCGTCGACGGCTTTCAGCTGCTGCGGCTGGTGGCGGACGGTCGCTACACCCGCCTGTTCCTGGCCCGGGACACGATGGACGAGGCCGCCGCGCCCGTGGTGCTGAAATTCCCCAAGCCCGCCGTGGTGTCCGAACGCGGTGCGCGCACCGCCTTCCTGCGCGAGGCGTTCATCGGCCGCCGCATCGACAACCCCTTCGTCGGCAAGGTCCAGACCCTGGAACCCGGCCGCCAGAGCCGCCTCTATATCGTCCAGCCCTTCTACGCCGGACGCACCCTGCATGCGCGGTTGGCCGACGAGGGCCCGCTGGAGATCGCCGAGGGCGTGGCCGTGGCCCTGAAGCTGGCGCGCGCGGTGTCCAGCCTGCACCGCGCGGGCGTCACCCACCGCGACATCAAGCCCGACAATGTGATCCTGGAGGCGAACGGCGGGCTGAAGCTGGTCGATCTGGGCGTCGCGCGTCTGCGTCAGGCCGAGGAGTTCGCCGAGGCCGAGGCCCCCGGCACCGCCGGCTACAAGGCGCCCGAGATGTATGCGGGCCAGAGCGGCGATCCCGCCACCGACCAGTTCGCCCTGGGGGTGACGCTGTATCGGCTGTTCACGGCGACCTATCCTTGGGGGGCGGTCGATCCGGCCGACGCCCCGCGCTTCGACCGGGCGCCGACACCGGCCTCGCGGCGGCGGCCCGACATGCCGGCCTGGCTGGAGGCGGCCCTGATGCGCGCCGTCGCCGTCGATCCGAACGATCGGTTCGAAGACGTCGAGGAGCTGATCCATGTGCTGGAGACGGGCAGCGCCGTCGCCGCCCAGCCGCCGCGCCATCTGTCGCTGATCGAACGCGACCCGGTGCGGTTCTGGCAGGGGGTCAGCCTGCTGCTTCTGATCGCCCTTCTGGTGGCGATGACGACGCGCTGA
- a CDS encoding putative bifunctional diguanylate cyclase/phosphodiesterase encodes MKTRARSLAWDATTAIEALAAADTALWIWTPSEDQIRFTGATRALGLGPLAPECSGAGFVALALPQDRALAEQMLKPKAEGTEVVVRLRMRGSETCVWRGVWLEDGLRAAGVVALETRLAGLDRDVLTGLLDRRAFLARVGEVLTQPGEYELVVGDVDRLRRLNEALGHERTDLVLSALASRLAAAFPQDASAARIGEDEFAIIVPRTAGHTSYRVREALEQPLRVAGFDIYPTVSIGALVVEGGPDAPDAAELLRRVELAVESAKTAGRGGSAAYGRALESDSLSRLALEADLRNAFVRGEILPFFQPIVNLNTGAVAGFEALARWRHPRRGLVPPDEFLGLTADLGMMNDLGLLMMTQSARQLAEWLDRHPMAGRLFCSVNLSVGEIERPHLCEDVARVIKESGLPRGALKLEVTEGDIMRDTARAAEILQSLKDVGASLALDDFGTGFSSLSYLARLPFDTLKIDRYFVLTMNKDEGSAKIVKSVVNLGRDLSLEVVAEGVENAELARLLLEDQCHYGQGFGYAPALPAQEAEVYLAESLADGSAPIRQRSA; translated from the coding sequence TTGAAAACCCGAGCCCGATCCCTGGCCTGGGATGCGACGACCGCCATCGAGGCGTTGGCGGCCGCCGATACCGCCCTGTGGATCTGGACGCCGTCGGAGGATCAGATCCGGTTCACGGGCGCGACGCGCGCCCTGGGCCTGGGGCCGCTGGCGCCGGAATGTTCGGGCGCGGGCTTCGTCGCCCTGGCCCTGCCGCAGGACCGGGCCCTGGCCGAACAGATGCTGAAGCCGAAGGCGGAAGGGACCGAGGTGGTCGTGCGCCTGCGCATGCGCGGGTCCGAAACCTGCGTTTGGCGCGGCGTCTGGCTGGAGGACGGGCTGCGCGCCGCCGGCGTGGTGGCCCTGGAGACGCGGCTGGCGGGCCTAGATCGCGACGTCCTGACCGGTCTTCTGGACCGCCGCGCCTTCCTGGCTCGGGTGGGGGAGGTGCTGACCCAGCCCGGCGAATACGAACTGGTCGTCGGCGATGTGGACCGTCTGAGGCGCCTGAACGAGGCCCTGGGCCACGAAAGGACGGACCTGGTGCTGTCAGCCCTGGCCTCGCGCCTGGCCGCCGCCTTTCCCCAGGACGCCTCGGCCGCCCGCATAGGCGAGGACGAGTTCGCCATCATCGTGCCCCGCACCGCCGGCCACACCAGCTATCGCGTGCGCGAGGCGCTGGAACAGCCGCTGCGCGTCGCCGGCTTCGACATCTATCCGACCGTTTCCATCGGCGCCCTGGTGGTCGAAGGCGGCCCCGACGCCCCCGACGCGGCCGAACTGCTGCGCCGGGTCGAACTGGCGGTGGAATCGGCCAAGACCGCCGGCCGGGGCGGATCGGCCGCCTATGGCCGCGCCCTGGAAAGCGACAGTCTCAGCCGCCTGGCGCTGGAGGCGGACCTGCGCAACGCCTTCGTGCGGGGCGAGATCCTGCCCTTCTTCCAGCCCATCGTGAACCTGAACACCGGGGCCGTGGCGGGGTTTGAGGCCCTGGCCCGCTGGCGTCATCCGCGTCGCGGCCTGGTCCCGCCGGACGAGTTCCTGGGCCTGACCGCCGATCTGGGCATGATGAACGACCTGGGCCTTCTGATGATGACCCAGTCGGCGCGCCAGCTGGCCGAATGGCTGGATCGTCACCCCATGGCGGGTCGCCTGTTCTGCAGCGTCAACCTGTCGGTGGGTGAGATCGAACGTCCCCACCTGTGCGAGGACGTGGCCCGCGTCATCAAGGAAAGCGGCCTGCCCAGGGGCGCCCTGAAGTTGGAAGTCACCGAAGGCGACATCATGCGCGACACCGCCCGCGCCGCCGAGATTCTTCAGTCGCTGAAGGATGTGGGAGCGTCGCTGGCGCTGGACGACTTCGGCACGGGCTTTTCGTCCCTGTCCTATCTGGCGCGCCTGCCGTTCGATACGCTGAAGATCGACCGCTATTTCGTTCTGACGATGAACAAGGACGAGGGGTCGGCCAAGATCGTCAAGTCGGTGGTCAACCTGGGCCGCGACCTGTCGCTGGAGGTCGTCGCCGAAGGGGTGGAGAACGCCGAACTAGCCCGCCTGCTGCTGGAGGACCAGTGCCACTACGGCCAGGGCTTCGGCTACGCCCCCGCCCTGCCGGCCCAGGAGGCCGAGGTCTATCTGGCCGAAAGCCTGGCCGACGGTTCGGCGCCGATCAGGCAGCGGTCGGCCTGA
- a CDS encoding GNAT family N-acetyltransferase, protein MALLDWMSDVTGPVVRGEGVLLRPPRASDHAAWAALRDLSRDYLQPWEPAWPDDDLSKAAFRRRLSIYAREMELGNAWPFFVFIDEGRTLAGAVTLSNVRRGVAETGTLGYWIGRPFAGQGHTTAAVRGVVGFAFDRVKLHRLEAACLPTNVGSRRVLEKSGFRQEGRARAYLKINGEWADHLLFGLVEDEFDRSGRAPLP, encoded by the coding sequence ATGGCCCTATTGGACTGGATGAGCGATGTGACCGGGCCGGTGGTCCGGGGCGAGGGGGTGCTGCTGCGCCCGCCGCGCGCGTCCGACCATGCGGCCTGGGCGGCCCTGCGCGACCTGTCGCGCGACTATCTTCAGCCGTGGGAGCCGGCCTGGCCCGACGACGACCTGTCCAAGGCCGCCTTCCGCCGCCGCCTGTCGATCTATGCGCGCGAAATGGAGCTGGGCAACGCCTGGCCCTTCTTCGTCTTCATCGACGAGGGGCGGACCCTTGCCGGGGCCGTGACCCTGTCGAACGTGCGGCGCGGCGTGGCCGAGACGGGCACATTGGGCTACTGGATCGGTCGTCCTTTCGCCGGACAGGGCCACACCACGGCGGCGGTGCGCGGCGTGGTCGGCTTCGCCTTCGACCGGGTCAAGCTGCACCGGCTGGAGGCCGCCTGCCTGCCCACCAATGTCGGTTCGCGCCGCGTGCTCGAGAAATCGGGTTTTCGGCAGGAGGGCAGAGCCCGGGCTTATTTGAAAATTAACGGCGAGTGGGCAGACCATCTGTTGTTCGGCCTCGTCGAGGACGAGTTCGATCGCAGCGGGCGAGCCCCTTTGCCGTGA
- a CDS encoding TetR/AcrR family transcriptional regulator — protein sequence MSTNGPVRRRRGSVAREEALEAARDLLLSGGPAAVTLKAVGQRMGVGHANLIHHFGSAAGLQGALMDAMVRDLARRIEDGLGEGRADVEPGRLMTVVFDAFGKGGASQMAAWLALAREQGRAESFAQVVRDLAERLAAMAPDDSRAAERARSLVMTAAYMAFAEGLIGDILTPMLGAPQGLGQDLALKLTATLLAEP from the coding sequence ATGTCAACTAATGGTCCGGTGAGGCGGCGGCGCGGCTCGGTCGCGCGCGAAGAGGCGCTGGAGGCGGCGCGCGACCTCTTGCTGTCGGGCGGCCCGGCGGCTGTGACGCTGAAGGCGGTGGGACAGCGGATGGGCGTTGGTCACGCCAATCTGATCCACCACTTCGGCTCGGCGGCGGGGCTTCAGGGCGCGCTGATGGACGCGATGGTGCGCGACCTGGCCCGGCGTATCGAAGACGGCCTGGGCGAAGGGCGCGCGGATGTCGAGCCGGGTCGGCTGATGACCGTCGTGTTCGACGCCTTCGGCAAGGGCGGCGCCTCGCAGATGGCCGCCTGGCTGGCCCTGGCGCGCGAACAGGGACGGGCCGAAAGCTTCGCCCAGGTGGTGCGCGATCTGGCCGAGCGCCTGGCGGCCATGGCGCCGGACGATTCCCGCGCGGCGGAACGCGCGCGGTCTCTGGTCATGACGGCCGCCTACATGGCCTTCGCCGAGGGTCTGATCGGAGACATATTGACGCCCATGCTGGGGGCGCCCCAGGGCCTGGGTCAGGATCTGGCGCTGAAGCTGACCGCGACGCTCTTGGCGGAACCGTGA
- a CDS encoding metal-dependent hydrolase, which produces MAKSATPADLQIKPRDLHIDREAATPRWWLNGDPFGTAVMNALSLTFPDGERFFIQSVKRFAKDAPPALAADIRAFTVQEGAHTREHMAFNAITARAGYETAEIEAHVTARLNIARARPALAQLAATMALEHFTAAFAHRLLADPDFLKGSPPDLARLWRWHAIEEIEHKGVAYDVFLYATRDLSPLKRWRIRRWAMVLTTLLFTRTVRETTLMLLKQDGIVGWKARFGLFRWLWLKPGLYRRMIGDYLAFYKPDFHPWQVDDRDLIADAEAGLAQAA; this is translated from the coding sequence ATGGCGAAATCCGCCACCCCCGCCGACCTCCAGATCAAGCCGCGCGACCTGCATATCGACCGCGAAGCCGCGACGCCACGCTGGTGGCTGAACGGCGACCCGTTCGGCACGGCCGTGATGAACGCCCTCAGCCTGACCTTCCCCGACGGCGAGCGGTTCTTCATCCAGTCGGTCAAGCGGTTCGCCAAGGACGCGCCGCCGGCCCTGGCCGCCGACATCCGCGCCTTCACCGTTCAGGAAGGCGCCCACACCCGCGAACACATGGCCTTCAACGCCATCACCGCCCGAGCCGGCTACGAGACCGCCGAGATCGAGGCCCATGTGACGGCCCGCCTGAACATCGCCCGCGCCCGCCCGGCCCTGGCCCAGCTGGCGGCGACCATGGCGCTGGAGCATTTCACCGCCGCCTTCGCCCACAGGCTGCTGGCGGACCCCGACTTTCTGAAGGGATCGCCGCCCGATCTGGCCCGCCTGTGGCGCTGGCACGCCATCGAGGAGATCGAGCACAAGGGCGTGGCCTATGACGTCTTCCTGTACGCGACCCGCGATCTCAGCCCGCTGAAACGCTGGCGCATACGGCGCTGGGCCATGGTCCTGACGACCCTTCTTTTCACACGGACGGTGCGCGAGACGACGCTGATGCTGCTGAAACAGGACGGAATCGTGGGCTGGAAGGCGCGGTTTGGCCTGTTCCGCTGGCTGTGGCTGAAGCCGGGTTTGTATCGGCGGATGATCGGGGACTATCTGGCCTTCTACAAGCCCGACTTCCATCCGTGGCAGGTGGACGACCGCGACCTGATCGCCGACGCCGAGGCGGGGCTGGCCCAGGCCGCCTGA